In Oscillatoria acuminata PCC 6304, a single window of DNA contains:
- the purF gene encoding amidophosphoribosyltransferase: MIPNRPLSSDDHYPASAGSFSEPTEVNPAMSNRPDKPEEACGVFGVYAPGEDVAKMTYFGLYALQHRGQESAGIATFDSNAQVHLHKGMGLVSQVFNETILDELPGHLAVGHTRYSTTGTSRVVNAQPAIVPTRLGPLALAHNGNLVNTAALGQELIEQQCNLITTTDSEMIAWAIGLEVDKGKDWLDAAISAFQRCKGAYSLAIATPKGIMGARDPNGIRPLVIGTLEGNPTRYVLASETCGLDIIGAEYLRDVEPGELVWIGEEGLASFHWSQASERKLCIFEMIYFARPDSIMCNESLYSYRLQLGRQLAQESPADVDIVIGVPDSGIPAAIGFSQTSGIPYAEGLIKNRYVGRTFIQPTQHMRESGIKMKLNPLKDVLVGKKVLMVDDSIVRGTTSRKIVKALRDAGATEVHMRISSPPVTHPCFYGIDTDSQDQLIAATKSVAEIEAQIEVDSLAYLSWEGMLIATGEDPSRFCSACFTGDYPIQIPDPVKRSKLIMEKALSSTPAG, translated from the coding sequence ATGATCCCCAATCGTCCCTTATCCTCTGACGATCATTATCCTGCATCCGCAGGGTCTTTCAGTGAACCGACTGAGGTTAACCCTGCTATGTCCAACCGCCCGGATAAACCCGAAGAAGCCTGTGGTGTGTTTGGAGTTTATGCCCCTGGTGAAGATGTGGCGAAAATGACCTATTTTGGTCTCTACGCCCTTCAGCATCGGGGTCAAGAATCTGCTGGAATTGCGACATTTGATAGTAATGCCCAAGTCCATCTGCATAAAGGGATGGGGCTAGTGTCTCAAGTCTTTAATGAGACGATTCTGGACGAATTACCCGGACATTTGGCGGTGGGACATACCCGGTATTCGACGACGGGAACCAGTCGGGTGGTGAATGCTCAACCGGCGATCGTCCCGACTCGTTTAGGTCCGTTGGCTCTTGCACATAATGGTAATCTTGTCAATACTGCCGCTCTGGGTCAAGAGTTGATTGAACAACAGTGCAATCTGATCACGACCACGGATTCAGAAATGATTGCCTGGGCGATCGGGTTGGAAGTGGATAAGGGCAAAGATTGGTTAGATGCTGCTATCAGTGCCTTTCAACGCTGTAAGGGAGCCTATAGCTTGGCGATCGCCACTCCTAAAGGCATCATGGGAGCTAGAGACCCCAACGGTATTCGTCCCCTGGTGATTGGCACCTTAGAAGGCAACCCCACCCGCTATGTTCTAGCGTCGGAAACCTGTGGGTTAGATATTATTGGTGCAGAATATTTGCGCGATGTAGAACCGGGAGAGTTAGTCTGGATTGGGGAAGAAGGATTAGCCTCTTTCCATTGGAGTCAAGCCTCCGAGCGTAAACTTTGTATATTTGAAATGATATACTTTGCGCGACCTGATAGCATCATGTGCAATGAGTCATTGTATAGCTATCGCCTGCAACTGGGACGACAACTGGCGCAAGAATCTCCGGCGGATGTGGATATCGTCATCGGTGTTCCCGACTCCGGCATTCCAGCGGCGATCGGCTTTTCCCAGACATCGGGCATCCCCTACGCAGAGGGATTGATTAAGAACCGTTATGTTGGGCGCACCTTCATCCAACCCACTCAGCACATGAGGGAGTCCGGGATTAAAATGAAGCTCAACCCCCTCAAAGATGTCCTCGTCGGCAAAAAAGTCTTAATGGTGGATGATTCCATTGTCCGGGGTACCACCAGCCGCAAAATCGTCAAAGCCTTGCGGGATGCGGGTGCAACAGAAGTGCACATGAGGATTTCATCCCCACCCGTGACTCATCCCTGCTTCTATGGCATCGATACTGACAGTCAGGATCAACTGATTGCGGCAACTAAATCCGTAGCGGAGATTGAAGCGCAAATCGAAGTAGACTCCCTGGCTTATCTGAGTTGGGAAGGAATGCTGATTGCGACAGGAGAAGACCCCAGTCGCTTCTGTTCCGCCTGTTTCACCGGAGATTATCCGATTCAAATCCCTGATCCGGTGAAACGTTCTAAGCTGATTATGGAGAAGGCTCTTTCTTCTACTCCCGCAGGCTAA
- a CDS encoding DnaJ C-terminal domain-containing protein codes for MAATDFKDYYAILGVSKTASVDEIKKAFRKLARKYHPDMNPGNAQAEAKFKEVSEAYEVLGDTDKRKKYDQFGQYWRQADGAGGAGWPPGGGNVDFGGFDFSQFSSFDDFINALLGRVGGPGAGRARPGGSSYNYRNPRSTSTSGFGGFEDFASGFGGDRTSTGGTSADRESNITLTFSEAFQGTQKRLNLGTEAIDVRIPAGAKPGTRIRVRGKGLVNSYNQQRGDLYLKVEIQPHSFFQFEGDNLVCEVPVAPDEAVLGATIEIPTPDGTVKMNVPAGIRSGQTLRLRGKGWKTAKGDRTDLLVKIAIAPPKDLNSTEKDLYEKIRNARHYNPRSHLQSVRL; via the coding sequence ATGGCTGCGACCGACTTCAAGGACTACTACGCAATTCTAGGAGTCAGTAAAACCGCAAGTGTTGATGAAATTAAGAAGGCTTTTCGTAAACTTGCTCGCAAATATCATCCGGATATGAATCCGGGAAATGCTCAGGCTGAAGCTAAGTTTAAGGAAGTTTCTGAAGCGTATGAAGTGCTCGGTGACACAGACAAGCGCAAAAAATACGACCAGTTTGGACAATATTGGCGACAAGCGGATGGTGCCGGAGGTGCGGGATGGCCCCCCGGTGGTGGGAATGTGGATTTTGGCGGGTTCGATTTTAGCCAATTCTCCAGCTTTGACGATTTTATCAATGCATTGCTCGGTCGCGTTGGGGGACCTGGGGCGGGTCGGGCTCGTCCGGGAGGCTCCAGTTACAATTATCGTAATCCTCGTTCGACTTCGACGAGTGGGTTTGGCGGGTTTGAGGATTTTGCGTCGGGGTTTGGAGGCGATCGCACCTCTACAGGTGGGACTTCTGCGGACCGGGAAAGTAATATTACCCTGACCTTTTCTGAGGCGTTTCAGGGGACCCAAAAACGCTTAAATTTGGGGACGGAGGCGATCGATGTCCGGATTCCCGCAGGGGCCAAACCGGGGACCCGGATTCGAGTTCGCGGCAAGGGTCTGGTGAATTCCTACAACCAACAACGGGGGGATTTGTACCTGAAGGTGGAAATCCAACCCCACTCGTTTTTCCAGTTTGAGGGAGATAATCTCGTCTGTGAGGTCCCTGTGGCCCCGGATGAGGCAGTGTTGGGGGCCACCATTGAGATTCCGACTCCCGATGGGACGGTGAAAATGAATGTTCCGGCAGGAATTCGGTCCGGACAAACGCTGCGACTCCGAGGCAAAGGATGGAAAACGGCGAAAGGCGATCGCACGGATCTGTTGGTCAAAATTGCGATCGCCCCTCCGAAGGACCTCAATTCTACGGAAAAGGACCTCTACGAAAAGATTCGCAATGCCCGTCACTACAACCCCCGCAGTCATTTACAGTCGGTCCGATTGTAA
- a CDS encoding glucose-1-phosphate adenylyltransferase, with product MKKVLAIILGGGAGTRLYPLTKMRAKPAVPLAGKYRLIDIPVSNCINSDILKIYVLTQFNSASLNRHLVRAYNFSGFTEGFVEVLAAQQTAENPTSWFQGTADAVRKYLWLFEEWDIDEYLILSGDHLYRMDYRDFLRRHRETNADITLSVLPIDEKRASDFGLMKIDDNGRVVSFSEKPKGDALRQMAVDTTTLGLTPEEAEKTPYIASMGIYVFNKDVMAKLLRESPDRTDFGKEIIPASASEYNVQAYLFKGYWEDIGTMESFYEANLALTKQPHPPFSFYDEKAPIYTRPRYLPPTKLLDSHVTESIIGEGCILKECRIEHSVLGVRSRIEAGCLIQDSLIMGSDFYEPFAERQSGSQKGGVPLGIGSDTTIRRAIVDKNARIGRNVQIINKDHVEEANRESDGFYIRNGIVVVLKNATITDETVI from the coding sequence GTGAAAAAAGTCTTAGCCATTATTCTTGGAGGAGGCGCTGGCACCCGTCTCTACCCATTAACCAAGATGCGGGCCAAACCAGCCGTGCCACTGGCCGGGAAATATCGCCTGATCGATATTCCCGTGAGTAATTGTATTAACTCTGACATTCTCAAAATCTACGTTCTAACTCAGTTCAACTCGGCTTCTTTAAACCGCCACCTCGTTCGTGCCTATAATTTTTCAGGCTTTACCGAGGGATTTGTAGAGGTCCTGGCGGCCCAGCAAACGGCGGAAAATCCGACGAGTTGGTTCCAGGGGACCGCCGATGCAGTTCGCAAATATCTGTGGCTGTTTGAAGAATGGGATATTGATGAATATTTGATTTTGTCCGGGGACCATCTGTATCGGATGGACTATCGCGACTTTTTGCGACGCCATCGCGAAACCAATGCGGATATTACCCTATCGGTGTTACCCATTGATGAGAAACGGGCTTCAGATTTTGGTCTGATGAAGATTGATGACAATGGCCGGGTGGTTTCCTTTAGCGAAAAGCCAAAAGGAGATGCTTTGCGCCAAATGGCGGTGGATACGACTACTTTGGGCTTAACCCCAGAAGAAGCTGAAAAAACGCCTTACATTGCCTCAATGGGGATTTATGTCTTTAATAAAGATGTAATGGCGAAGTTGTTGCGGGAATCTCCCGATCGCACGGATTTTGGGAAAGAAATTATTCCCGCTTCTGCAAGCGAGTATAACGTTCAGGCATACTTGTTTAAAGGGTACTGGGAAGATATTGGAACGATGGAATCGTTCTACGAGGCTAATTTGGCCTTAACAAAGCAACCTCACCCACCGTTTAGCTTCTATGATGAAAAAGCGCCAATTTACACTCGTCCCCGGTATTTACCGCCGACTAAGTTGTTAGATTCTCATGTCACAGAGTCGATTATTGGAGAAGGCTGTATTCTCAAGGAATGTCGGATTGAACATTCGGTTTTAGGGGTGCGATCGCGCATTGAAGCTGGCTGTTTAATTCAAGATAGCCTGATTATGGGTTCGGACTTCTACGAACCCTTTGCCGAACGCCAATCCGGTTCTCAAAAAGGTGGGGTTCCCTTGGGAATTGGCTCGGATACGACGATTCGTCGGGCGATCGTTGATAAAAATGCTCGCATCGGTCGCAACGTCCAAATTATCAATAAAGACCATGTGGAAGAGGCCAATCGCGAAAGTGATGGGTTCTATATCCGCAATGGAATTGTGGTGGTTCTGAAAAATGCCACCATTACTGATGAAACCGTGATTTAA